Proteins found in one Gemmatimonadota bacterium genomic segment:
- a CDS encoding nucleoside permease, with amino-acid sequence MSPSLCLMMFLQFFIWGAWFTTIAVYMSAHGMGDLTHWPYTVNPVAAIISPFFLGLVADRYFAPERILGWLHILAGGVMLLVPRAVDSPLLFILLLLAYNICYMPTLGLVNAITFHRVEDREAQYPLIRVFGTIGWIAAGLFISFVLGLFTGGVIPEETAWPLYTTGVAGLVMGLYSFTLGRTPPAAAGRKASLRSVVGLDALQELGSRSFYLFILSALLLCIPLAFYYNFTQIYLGATGFTNIAGTQTLGQFSEVFLMLCMPFFFRRLGVKRMLLIAMAAWIVRYGLFSLGAPDALWTLIVTGIILHGICYDFFFVTAHVYMDQQATPANRGQAQGLFVLVSSGLGMLIGAQIAGRVYNAFLGSTGSLSLSDWQVFWILPAALVIVVLILFAAGFKEGKNPSEQKSLSG; translated from the coding sequence ATGTCCCCATCCCTTTGTCTCATGATGTTCCTCCAGTTCTTCATCTGGGGGGCCTGGTTCACGACGATCGCCGTCTACATGAGCGCCCACGGGATGGGAGACCTGACCCACTGGCCCTACACGGTGAATCCGGTGGCCGCGATCATCTCCCCCTTCTTCCTGGGCCTGGTGGCGGACCGCTATTTCGCTCCGGAACGGATCCTCGGCTGGCTGCACATTCTCGCGGGCGGCGTCATGCTGCTCGTTCCCCGGGCCGTGGATTCGCCGCTCCTCTTCATCCTCCTCCTGCTGGCCTACAACATCTGCTACATGCCGACCCTGGGCTTGGTGAACGCCATCACGTTTCACCGGGTCGAGGACCGGGAAGCACAGTATCCCCTGATCCGGGTGTTTGGCACGATCGGCTGGATCGCGGCGGGCCTCTTCATCAGCTTCGTCCTGGGGCTGTTCACGGGCGGGGTCATTCCCGAGGAGACGGCCTGGCCGCTCTATACGACGGGGGTCGCCGGCCTGGTCATGGGGCTGTACAGCTTCACGCTCGGCCGCACGCCGCCGGCCGCCGCGGGGAGGAAGGCGTCGCTGCGGTCCGTGGTCGGGCTGGACGCCCTGCAGGAACTGGGAAGCCGGTCGTTCTACCTGTTCATCCTGAGCGCCCTGCTCCTCTGCATCCCGCTGGCCTTCTACTACAACTTCACGCAGATCTACCTCGGCGCGACGGGTTTCACGAACATCGCAGGCACCCAGACCCTGGGCCAGTTTTCCGAGGTCTTCCTGATGCTGTGCATGCCCTTCTTCTTCCGGCGGCTCGGCGTGAAGCGGATGCTGCTGATCGCCATGGCCGCCTGGATCGTCCGGTACGGTCTGTTCTCCCTCGGCGCGCCGGACGCCCTGTGGACCCTGATCGTTACGGGGATCATCCTCCACGGCATCTGCTACGACTTCTTCTTCGTGACCGCCCACGTCTACATGGACCAGCAGGCGACGCCCGCGAACCGCGGACAGGCCCAGGGGCTGTTCGTCCTCGTTTCCAGCGGACTGGGGATGCTGATCGGCGCCCAGATCGCCGGCCGGGTCTACAATGCCTTTCTCGGTTCGACGGGGAGCCTGAGCCTGTCGGACTGGCAGGTTTTCTGGATCCTGCCCGCCGCCCTGGTCATAGTGGTCCTGATCCTCTTCGCGGCAGGATTCAAAGAGGGAAAGAATCCGTCTGAGCAAAAGAGCCTCTCGGGGTAA
- a CDS encoding amino acid permease has protein sequence MFFSVKPDSSSPFQLETELRRDLGVVSATTIIVGGIIGSGIFGAPAGIAQQLGNPGLFLLVWILGGALGFAGALCFAELGTMMPRSGGQFVYLNEAFPPIVAFLYGWVEFVLLQSAGMAAIGAICTSYMGYFIPAISSQITVLELGPLNISSQQVAVWALILFLCYVNYVGVRFGGLVMNLTTFAKVTALVGLALLAAWIGGNSEHFMPLVPPDIDFSILAVLGPAMIGGLFAYQGWVNTNMVVGEVKDPQRILPRVIFFGLGLCTLVYLAVNWSYLYVLSIGEIAASERVAADAASRLIGPVGASLISAAVMISTFGTMNGTMIITPRIPYAMARAGLFFKWFTHVHPRYRTPSRAVVAVSIMGFVWTFLGGFQAIINAFVYVVYLYYGLNVLALIVLRRKHPDARRPYKVPGYPYVPVLFLVVVAWVVVTVVTQNFLQALPGLGCLGLGAVVYLVWFRKA, from the coding sequence ATCTTCTTTTCCGTGAAACCCGATTCATCCAGTCCTTTCCAGCTCGAAACCGAACTCAGACGCGATCTGGGCGTGGTATCCGCCACGACCATCATCGTCGGCGGCATTATCGGTTCCGGCATCTTCGGCGCGCCGGCGGGCATCGCCCAGCAGCTCGGCAACCCCGGCCTGTTCCTACTGGTGTGGATCCTGGGCGGGGCGTTGGGCTTCGCCGGAGCCCTGTGTTTCGCCGAGCTCGGCACCATGATGCCCCGGAGCGGCGGGCAGTTCGTCTACCTCAACGAGGCCTTCCCGCCCATCGTGGCCTTTCTCTACGGATGGGTGGAATTCGTGCTGCTCCAGAGCGCCGGCATGGCCGCCATCGGCGCTATATGCACCAGCTACATGGGGTATTTCATCCCGGCGATCTCGTCCCAGATCACCGTGCTGGAACTCGGCCCCCTGAACATCTCTTCCCAGCAGGTCGCCGTCTGGGCGCTGATCCTGTTCCTCTGCTACGTCAATTATGTCGGCGTCCGTTTCGGCGGACTGGTGATGAACCTGACCACCTTCGCCAAGGTAACGGCCCTGGTCGGCCTGGCGCTGCTGGCCGCCTGGATCGGCGGAAACAGCGAACATTTCATGCCGCTGGTGCCGCCGGACATCGACTTTAGCATCCTGGCCGTGCTCGGACCTGCGATGATCGGCGGGCTCTTCGCCTACCAGGGCTGGGTCAACACCAACATGGTCGTGGGCGAAGTGAAGGATCCCCAGCGTATCCTGCCCCGGGTGATCTTCTTCGGCCTGGGCCTTTGCACGCTCGTATACCTCGCGGTCAACTGGTCCTACCTGTACGTCCTGAGCATCGGCGAGATCGCGGCCTCCGAGCGCGTGGCGGCCGACGCGGCGAGCCGGCTGATCGGCCCCGTGGGCGCGTCGCTGATCTCGGCGGCCGTCATGATCTCGACCTTCGGCACCATGAACGGCACCATGATCATCACCCCGCGGATCCCCTACGCCATGGCGAGAGCGGGCCTGTTCTTCAAGTGGTTCACCCACGTCCACCCCCGGTACCGGACGCCGTCCCGCGCCGTCGTGGCCGTGTCGATCATGGGTTTCGTGTGGACCTTCCTGGGCGGCTTCCAGGCCATCATCAACGCATTCGTCTACGTCGTCTACCTGTACTACGGGCTCAACGTCCTCGCCCTCATCGTGCTCCGGCGCAAGCATCCGGACGCCCGCCGGCCGTACAAAGTCCCCGGCTATCCCTACGTGCCGGTGCTGTTCCTGGTGGTGGTGGCATGGGTGGTGGTGACGGTCGTCACCCAGAACTTCCTGCAGGCGCTGCCCGGACTGGGATGCCTGGGCCTGGGCGCCGTTGTTTACCTGGTCTGGTTCCGGAAAGCCTGA
- a CDS encoding LacI family transcriptional regulator: MRNRPVTIKDIARRLGISYSTVSRALSPRMSHLVKEQTRLLVRRTAAEMDYSPNLLAQAFVQGTEGVLGLVTNRIGQEFTGRQIDHLVQAAAREGYQVLVAAVSSRTASSGKTESAERSAQAQQIDQFMHLKARDVDGILVQALGDESESARIVHSAGGKLPVAAFGYAVDDVSSVLLNPAPGMQAVTEHLIGLGHERICFLGEDPIGSGGPRSHVKGYRSAMRRHGLTPRIVPVDSGSARSGYNLGRALHGRYTAIACCSDYTALGVCRGLIESGVRVPGDMAVTGFGNGEVSAYVRPSLTTLSIPFEDMAARAVQDILHQIRGRPGPRRSVFTPHLSVRESCGAG, from the coding sequence GTGAGGAACAGGCCGGTCACGATCAAGGACATCGCCAGGCGGCTGGGCATTTCGTACTCCACGGTCTCCCGGGCACTGTCTCCCCGCATGTCCCACCTTGTAAAGGAACAGACACGTCTGCTCGTGAGGCGGACCGCGGCGGAGATGGACTATTCGCCCAATCTCCTGGCCCAGGCTTTCGTGCAGGGTACGGAAGGCGTCCTGGGGCTGGTGACCAACCGGATCGGCCAGGAATTCACCGGCAGGCAGATCGACCACCTGGTGCAGGCCGCCGCTCGAGAAGGTTATCAGGTGCTGGTCGCGGCGGTCTCGAGCCGGACCGCATCTTCCGGGAAAACGGAAAGTGCCGAACGGTCCGCACAGGCCCAACAGATCGATCAGTTCATGCATCTGAAGGCCCGCGACGTAGACGGCATCCTGGTCCAGGCCCTGGGCGATGAAAGCGAGTCGGCCCGGATCGTCCATTCCGCGGGAGGCAAACTGCCCGTCGCGGCCTTTGGATACGCCGTCGACGATGTTTCGAGTGTTCTCCTGAACCCGGCCCCGGGCATGCAGGCGGTCACCGAGCATCTAATCGGGCTCGGCCATGAACGGATCTGTTTCCTGGGCGAAGACCCGATCGGCTCGGGCGGTCCTCGGTCCCATGTAAAGGGCTACCGCAGCGCGATGCGCAGGCACGGACTGACGCCTCGTATCGTTCCTGTCGATTCCGGAAGCGCCCGGTCCGGATACAACCTGGGCAGGGCGCTGCACGGCCGGTATACGGCCATTGCATGTTGCTCTGACTACACGGCCCTCGGCGTCTGCAGGGGACTGATCGAATCCGGCGTGCGGGTTCCCGGCGACATGGCGGTAACCGGATTCGGAAACGGCGAGGTCTCGGCTTACGTCAGGCCATCCCTGACTACGCTATCCATCCCGTTCGAGGATATGGCCGCCCGGGCGGTACAGGACATCCTTCACCAGATCCGCGGCCGCCCCGGCCCGCGGCGAAGCGTCTTCACACCCCATCTTTCCGTCCGGGAATCCTGCGGCGCGGGATAA
- a CDS encoding LacI family transcriptional regulator, giving the protein MRKKRVTIKDIAKTLGVSHTTVSRALSRNKSHMVSEVTRRRVELVAEEFSYRPNLMAKGFATGKTGTLGLLAGESYQEQAGTQIESFLRAADERNYRLLVGMSAEWSALSPETGQTAQMEQFISSGIDGLLIQTMGDEGESERILSAVDDRVPVVTFHHPAQGFPGVVLDYASGFHRATEHLIALGHRRIGFLGENWEGPGHDAARGRGYFKAMTEHGLHPVCLPVGRQQTESGYRLSREVKDRFTALLCCSDYTAIGVYRGLGESGIHVPDDVAVVGSGDSDVSAFVTPALTTQSTPTRAIARAAMELMVKILEGREVACQIVLASNLIVRESCGSGAVDPTAMPW; this is encoded by the coding sequence ATGAGAAAGAAGCGGGTGACGATCAAGGACATCGCGAAAACACTGGGCGTCTCCCATACCACGGTTTCTCGCGCCCTGTCCCGGAACAAGTCGCACATGGTGAGCGAGGTAACCCGCCGGCGAGTTGAACTGGTTGCCGAGGAGTTTTCCTACCGGCCCAACCTGATGGCCAAGGGATTTGCCACGGGAAAAACGGGTACGCTGGGCCTGCTGGCCGGCGAAAGCTACCAGGAGCAAGCGGGCACGCAGATCGAAAGCTTCCTGCGGGCCGCGGACGAACGGAACTACCGGCTCCTGGTGGGCATGTCCGCCGAATGGAGCGCCTTGTCCCCGGAGACCGGCCAGACCGCGCAGATGGAGCAGTTCATATCAAGCGGCATTGACGGACTCCTGATCCAGACCATGGGCGACGAGGGAGAGTCGGAGCGTATCCTGTCCGCAGTCGACGACCGGGTGCCCGTGGTGACTTTTCACCATCCCGCCCAGGGCTTCCCCGGCGTGGTGCTGGACTACGCGTCGGGATTCCACCGGGCAACGGAGCATCTGATCGCGCTGGGTCACCGGCGCATCGGGTTCCTCGGCGAGAACTGGGAAGGCCCCGGCCATGACGCCGCCCGGGGCCGGGGTTATTTCAAGGCCATGACCGAACACGGCCTCCACCCCGTTTGCCTGCCCGTCGGCCGCCAGCAGACGGAATCCGGCTATCGGCTGTCCAGGGAGGTAAAGGACCGGTTCACCGCCCTCCTGTGCTGCAGCGACTACACGGCCATCGGCGTATACCGCGGCCTGGGCGAATCGGGTATCCACGTGCCCGACGACGTGGCCGTCGTGGGCAGCGGTGATTCGGACGTATCGGCATTCGTGACGCCCGCGCTTACGACGCAGTCGACGCCCACCAGGGCTATCGCGCGCGCGGCGATGGAACTGATGGTGAAGATACTCGAAGGCCGGGAGGTGGCGTGTCAGATCGTGCTGGCGTCCAATCTGATCGTACGGGAATCCTGTGGATCCGGCGCCGTGGACCCCACCGCGATGCCGTGGTGA
- a CDS encoding LacI family transcriptional regulator, with product MRVKQVTIKDIAQRLGISHSTVSRALSRSAAYLVSEKTRMLVKQTADEMQYTPNLMAQGFVTGKTGTLGLLTYQISLETYGNQTEQILRAAEREHYQLLMGMAVNRTSRSSQDDQGMQIRQLISRGVDGLLINTRGDRGESDRIRDMVRNHIPVVTYHYPTEHISGVVLDLEADFYHATNHLIELGHRRIGYIGRNLDLESPVSSKGRGYCRAMGDNDLAHEIIPPLGSRGEGGYIQGLNLRDRFTALLCRDDYTAIGVCRGLRDGGFRIPEDVAVVGFGDIDVSAYLSPALTTMAVPYQEIAGTAMDLLLRKIGGEDTVEQVTLRSRLIVRESCGGNKD from the coding sequence ATGAGAGTCAAGCAGGTCACTATCAAGGACATTGCACAGAGACTGGGGATCTCCCACTCCACGGTCTCGCGGGCCTTGTCCCGCAGCGCGGCCTATCTCGTCAGCGAGAAGACCCGGATGCTCGTGAAGCAGACCGCGGACGAGATGCAGTATACGCCCAACCTGATGGCGCAGGGATTCGTAACGGGCAAGACGGGCACGCTGGGCTTGCTCACCTACCAGATTTCCCTTGAAACCTACGGAAACCAGACGGAACAGATTCTCAGGGCGGCCGAGCGCGAGCATTATCAGTTGCTGATGGGCATGGCCGTGAACCGGACTTCCCGGTCTTCTCAGGACGACCAGGGCATGCAGATCAGGCAGTTGATCTCAAGGGGCGTCGACGGGCTCCTGATCAACACACGGGGCGACCGGGGGGAATCGGACCGGATACGGGACATGGTGCGGAACCACATACCCGTGGTGACGTACCACTATCCCACGGAGCATATCAGCGGAGTCGTGCTGGATCTCGAGGCCGACTTTTATCACGCGACGAACCACCTGATAGAACTGGGCCACCGGAGGATCGGGTACATCGGCCGGAACCTGGACCTCGAAAGCCCGGTTTCGTCCAAGGGAAGAGGTTACTGCAGGGCGATGGGGGACAACGACCTGGCCCATGAGATCATCCCTCCTCTGGGCAGCCGCGGCGAAGGCGGCTATATCCAGGGACTGAACCTGCGGGACCGGTTCACCGCCTTGCTCTGCAGGGATGACTACACGGCGATCGGCGTGTGCCGCGGCCTGCGCGACGGGGGATTTCGAATACCGGAAGACGTGGCCGTGGTGGGTTTTGGGGATATTGACGTATCGGCCTACCTGTCGCCTGCACTGACCACGATGGCCGTCCCTTACCAGGAAATAGCCGGAACGGCGATGGATCTGCTGCTGCGCAAGATCGGCGGAGAAGACACGGTCGAGCAGGTCACGCTCCGCTCCCGCCTCATTGTCCGGGAGTCCTGCGGCGGGAACAAGGACTAG
- a CDS encoding phytanoyl-CoA dioxygenase family protein encodes MFTDDQWSCWDENGYVIIPDAVPAAHLEATISAIAAFLDLDPRDPETWYADPPRRLGFVEMYHHQAMWDNRQHERVYEAFKTLWKEEKLWVSIDRANMTPPEREDRPHGFKESLIHWDMDTAVHSRTFKVQGVLYLTDTDVNQGGFQCVPGFHRRFFEWVKTQPPDRDPMRPDMTGLEPVAIPGKAGDLLIWHSLLPHGNSRNTSDRPRWSQYISASPSVEDDENLRQHRVSLWRNRKNPDAFPGDPRGVERRSGPARLTALGRRLLGLDRWT; translated from the coding sequence TTGTTCACCGACGATCAGTGGTCTTGCTGGGACGAAAACGGCTACGTAATCATACCCGATGCCGTACCCGCCGCTCACCTGGAAGCCACGATTTCGGCCATCGCCGCGTTCCTGGACCTGGACCCCCGGGATCCGGAGACCTGGTACGCCGATCCGCCCCGCCGTCTCGGCTTCGTCGAAATGTACCATCACCAGGCGATGTGGGACAACCGGCAGCATGAGCGGGTATACGAGGCGTTCAAGACCCTGTGGAAGGAAGAGAAGCTGTGGGTGAGCATCGACCGGGCCAACATGACGCCGCCGGAACGGGAAGACCGGCCGCACGGGTTTAAAGAGTCACTGATTCACTGGGATATGGACACGGCGGTCCATTCCAGGACGTTCAAGGTCCAGGGCGTGCTGTACCTGACCGATACGGACGTCAACCAGGGCGGCTTCCAGTGCGTGCCGGGGTTCCACAGGCGGTTTTTCGAATGGGTAAAGACCCAGCCTCCCGACCGCGATCCCATGCGGCCGGACATGACGGGGCTGGAACCGGTCGCCATCCCCGGAAAGGCCGGCGACCTCCTCATATGGCACAGCCTGCTGCCCCACGGGAACAGCCGAAACACCTCGGACAGGCCCCGCTGGAGCCAGTACATTTCCGCGAGCCCGAGCGTGGAGGATGACGAGAACCTCCGGCAACACCGCGTCTCGCTCTGGAGGAACCGCAAGAACCCGGACGCCTTCCCGGGCGATCCACGCGGCGTCGAGCGCAGAAGCGGTCCCGCGCGTCTCACCGCGCTGGGTCGCCGGCTGCTGGGCCTGGACCGCTGGACGTAA
- a CDS encoding Gfo/Idh/MocA family oxidoreductase, protein MPKTKVGFIGGGGIAREHMQHLSAMDDVELAAVSDISAAALDACRETYGIPHCFEDYRELLEMDSIDAVTVGTPNSVHCEPTIDALRAGKDVLVEKPMAITADEAAEMVKASRDTGRILVIGFQHRFAPEARMLKRFIDRGEFGKILYGRCLALRRRGIPNWGVFGRKDLQGGGALIDIGVHMIEAAHYLMGSPQPVSAFGSAYTYLGDRPSDTVSMWPDWDHETYSVEDLAVGMIRFDNGATLSVEASFAAHIGKGEWTFSLMGEKAGGQFSPPRVFKDQSGTMINIKPDYLPDMDGFRFKMEHFIDCVRTRKPSEAPGEHGLLVQQILNGIYRSAETGREVPIEPLI, encoded by the coding sequence GTGCCTAAAACGAAGGTCGGTTTCATCGGTGGGGGCGGCATCGCCCGCGAACACATGCAGCACCTGTCCGCAATGGACGACGTGGAATTGGCGGCAGTCTCCGACATCAGCGCCGCCGCCCTGGATGCCTGCCGGGAAACGTATGGCATTCCCCACTGTTTTGAGGACTACCGGGAATTGCTGGAGATGGATTCGATCGACGCGGTCACCGTGGGCACGCCGAACAGCGTCCATTGCGAACCGACCATCGACGCGCTGCGGGCCGGCAAGGACGTCCTGGTGGAGAAACCCATGGCCATCACGGCGGATGAAGCCGCGGAAATGGTTAAGGCAAGCCGGGACACGGGCCGCATCCTGGTGATCGGTTTTCAGCACCGGTTCGCGCCCGAGGCCCGGATGCTCAAGCGCTTCATCGACCGGGGGGAGTTCGGGAAGATCCTGTACGGTCGATGCCTGGCCCTCCGCCGCCGCGGGATTCCGAACTGGGGTGTCTTCGGCCGCAAAGACCTTCAGGGCGGAGGCGCGTTGATCGATATCGGCGTGCACATGATCGAAGCGGCCCACTATCTCATGGGCTCTCCCCAGCCCGTAAGCGCCTTCGGGAGCGCCTACACCTACCTGGGAGACCGGCCCAGCGACACGGTTTCCATGTGGCCCGACTGGGATCACGAAACGTACTCGGTCGAGGACCTGGCGGTGGGGATGATCCGGTTCGACAACGGTGCCACGCTCTCCGTGGAGGCTTCCTTCGCGGCCCATATCGGGAAGGGAGAATGGACGTTCTCGCTGATGGGCGAAAAAGCCGGCGGCCAATTCAGTCCGCCCCGGGTCTTCAAGGACCAGTCCGGCACCATGATCAACATCAAGCCGGACTATCTACCCGATATGGATGGTTTCCGCTTCAAGATGGAACATTTTATCGATTGCGTGCGGACCCGGAAACCGTCCGAGGCGCCAGGTGAGCACGGCCTTCTCGTGCAACAGATCCTGAACGGCATATACCGGTCCGCCGAGACGGGCCGTGAAGTACCCATAGAGCCCTTGATCTGA
- a CDS encoding GWxTD domain-containing protein, with protein MYIYYEVYSDAAGEAELPLSAVYKIKSPTGKVVLEREEPLDRQGHIGAYSGRFDTSDLPQGVYTLEIEVDDRAVRNRAKAESEFHITWQFLLPLTTARNFREITEQLRYIAKNDELDTLKEYRDAPAGEQKVALEAFWKRRDPTPGTDRNEHMITYYRRIAYANENFDDGLRKGWRSDQGRVYIVYGPPDEIERHTWDRSFSHPYQVWHYNNISRSFVFVDFDGYGRYQLYRVY; from the coding sequence ATGTACATCTACTACGAGGTGTATTCGGACGCGGCCGGGGAGGCGGAACTGCCGCTTTCGGCGGTATACAAGATCAAGTCGCCGACGGGCAAAGTTGTGCTGGAACGGGAGGAACCCCTGGACCGGCAGGGCCATATCGGCGCGTACAGCGGCCGGTTCGATACCAGCGACCTGCCCCAGGGGGTGTACACGCTCGAGATTGAAGTCGATGACCGCGCCGTCAGAAACCGGGCGAAAGCCGAATCGGAGTTCCATATCACCTGGCAGTTCCTGCTGCCCCTGACGACGGCCAGGAACTTCAGGGAGATCACCGAGCAGTTGAGGTATATCGCCAAGAACGACGAGCTGGATACGCTGAAGGAGTACAGGGACGCGCCCGCGGGAGAACAGAAAGTCGCCCTGGAAGCGTTCTGGAAACGCCGGGACCCCACGCCCGGAACGGACCGGAACGAGCACATGATCACCTATTACAGGCGGATCGCGTACGCGAACGAAAACTTCGACGACGGACTCCGGAAAGGCTGGCGCAGCGACCAGGGCCGGGTCTATATCGTCTACGGACCGCCGGACGAGATAGAGCGGCATACCTGGGACCGGTCCTTCTCCCATCCGTACCAGGTATGGCACTACAACAACATAAGCCGTAGTTTCGTCTTCGTGGACTTCGACGGCTATGGCAGGTATCAGCTCTATCGGGTGTATTGA
- the priA gene encoding primosomal protein N', producing the protein MAASVRFAEIALPLPVDQVFSYSIPDNLIDTALPGRRVSVVFTNRRMTGVITALSDTCPVPRYRPLLDVLDSAAVLDASLLELTRWIGRYYLCPWGEAIKAALPAGMLSESEQIVSRDEPCPPECMERLRRAAPRQAELLAQVPDQGAVTLSSLRRRTRIRQPFAALRGLEAKGLVTISIGDTGTGPGIRYETWVELVPPMEEADRIVTRLIPRAPRQASCINLLARHGGRLTTEQLRHLGRIERDVVRRLEKKGLVSLREVETIRDPYRDAELPEPVKVDPTAEQAEALRAIHGAIGQGAFKSLLLYGVTGSGKTHVYVKSIEKTLEAGRSAIVLVPELALTPQAVRQFRAHFGDLVTVLHSGLSPGERYDSWRRTRAGDYRIVVGARSAVFAPLSDLGLIVIDEEHEPSYKQFDDPPLYHARDVAVVRARTVNAVTVMGSATPSLETYANTQTGKFECCRLTERVDRRPLPGVRIVDMREERRLGRFSIFSAPLADRIKDRLARKEQIILFLNRRGFSPFVQCYDCGLSVSCPHCSVTMTYHADSLFMRCHYCDHRDEAPEVCPKCRSRSIGYRGVGTQRVEEELKERFPDARIVRMDMDTTSRKGSHQDIFHRVLNRDADILLGTQMVAKGFDFPNVTLVGVISADTSLNLPDFRASERTFQLLTQVAGRTGRGELGGEVIVQTYSQGHHSVASAQAHDYQSFYAREINDRKALGYPPFGRMVGILFQGERDEYVMREARRFAELMRKQPGGINILGPAPPVIARVRNQYRWQIIARSSHSARLRDAVRQARMQWERAADSRRVHLKVDVDPVGLV; encoded by the coding sequence ATGGCGGCTTCCGTCCGGTTTGCCGAAATAGCCCTCCCTCTACCGGTCGACCAGGTATTCTCCTACAGCATTCCTGACAACCTCATCGACACGGCCCTGCCGGGACGCAGGGTGTCCGTCGTCTTCACGAACCGCAGGATGACCGGCGTCATCACGGCGCTTTCGGACACCTGTCCCGTGCCGCGGTACAGGCCGCTGTTGGACGTCCTCGACAGCGCCGCGGTCCTGGACGCCTCGCTGCTCGAACTCACGCGGTGGATCGGCCGGTACTATCTTTGCCCGTGGGGCGAAGCGATCAAGGCCGCCCTGCCCGCGGGAATGTTATCTGAAAGCGAACAGATCGTCAGCCGGGACGAACCGTGCCCCCCCGAGTGCATGGAACGGCTTCGCCGCGCCGCGCCCCGGCAGGCCGAACTGCTCGCCCAGGTACCGGATCAGGGCGCCGTCACCCTGTCGAGCCTCCGGCGCCGGACCCGCATCCGGCAGCCCTTCGCGGCCCTCCGCGGCCTCGAGGCGAAGGGCCTGGTGACGATTTCGATCGGAGATACCGGCACCGGTCCGGGCATCCGGTACGAGACCTGGGTCGAACTGGTCCCGCCGATGGAGGAGGCGGACCGGATCGTGACCAGGCTGATCCCCCGCGCGCCCCGGCAGGCCAGTTGCATCAACCTCCTGGCGCGGCACGGTGGCCGGCTGACCACGGAGCAGCTCCGACACCTGGGGCGGATCGAACGGGACGTGGTGCGGAGACTGGAGAAAAAGGGCCTGGTGTCGCTCCGGGAGGTGGAAACGATACGCGACCCATACCGGGACGCCGAGCTGCCCGAACCGGTAAAGGTCGATCCCACGGCGGAGCAGGCCGAGGCGCTGCGGGCGATCCACGGCGCCATCGGCCAGGGCGCGTTCAAGTCCCTGCTGCTCTACGGCGTCACCGGCAGCGGGAAGACGCACGTCTACGTTAAATCCATAGAAAAAACCCTGGAAGCGGGCCGGTCGGCCATCGTGCTCGTGCCGGAACTCGCCCTGACCCCGCAGGCCGTGCGGCAGTTCCGCGCCCATTTCGGCGATCTCGTGACCGTCCTGCACAGCGGCCTGTCCCCGGGGGAGCGGTACGACTCCTGGCGGCGGACCCGCGCCGGGGACTACCGCATCGTCGTCGGCGCCCGGTCCGCCGTGTTCGCGCCGCTGTCCGATCTCGGCCTGATCGTCATCGACGAGGAACACGAACCGTCCTACAAGCAGTTCGACGACCCCCCGCTCTATCACGCGCGGGACGTGGCGGTCGTCCGGGCGCGCACGGTGAACGCCGTAACAGTCATGGGCAGCGCGACGCCTTCCCTGGAGACCTACGCCAATACGCAGACCGGCAAATTCGAATGCTGCCGCCTGACCGAGCGGGTGGACCGGCGCCCCCTGCCGGGCGTGCGGATCGTGGACATGCGGGAGGAACGCAGGCTGGGGCGCTTTTCGATATTCTCCGCTCCCCTGGCCGACCGGATCAAGGACCGGCTTGCCCGGAAGGAGCAGATCATCCTCTTCCTGAACCGGCGGGGATTTTCTCCCTTCGTTCAGTGCTACGACTGCGGACTTTCCGTGTCCTGTCCCCACTGCAGCGTGACGATGACCTACCACGCCGACAGCCTGTTCATGCGGTGCCACTACTGCGACCATAGAGACGAGGCGCCGGAGGTCTGTCCCAAGTGCCGTTCCAGGTCGATCGGATACCGGGGCGTCGGCACCCAGCGCGTCGAGGAGGAACTCAAAGAGCGGTTTCCGGACGCCCGGATCGTCCGCATGGACATGGACACCACGTCGCGGAAGGGTTCCCATCAGGACATCTTCCACCGCGTGCTGAACCGCGATGCGGACATCCTGCTCGGCACGCAGATGGTGGCCAAGGGGTTCGACTTCCCGAACGTTACGCTCGTGGGCGTCATCTCGGCCGACACGTCCCTCAACCTGCCCGACTTTCGGGCCAGCGAGCGGACGTTTCAATTGCTGACACAGGTGGCAGGCCGGACCGGGCGGGGAGAGCTGGGCGGCGAGGTGATCGTCCAGACGTATTCGCAGGGCCATCACAGCGTCGCCAGCGCGCAGGCGCACGACTACCAATCTTTTTACGCCCGGGAAATCAACGACCGCAAGGCACTGGGTTATCCGCCCTTCGGGCGCATGGTCGGGATCCTGTTCCAGGGGGAACGGGACGAATACGTGATGCGGGAGGCGCGCCGGTTCGCCGAACTCATGCGGAAGCAACCGGGGGGGATTAATATCCTGGGGCCCGCGCCCCCGGTGATTGCCCGGGTGCGCAACCAGTACCGCTGGCAGATCATCGCGCGGAGCAGCCATTCCGCGCGCCTGCGCGACGCCGTGCGGCAGGCCCGGATGCAGTGGGAGCGCGCCGCCGACAGCCGGCGCGTTCATCTGAAAGTCGACGTGGATCCCGTGGGGCTGGTGTGA